A single window of uncultured Tolumonas sp. DNA harbors:
- the cyoE gene encoding heme o synthase yields the protein MIKQYLLVTKPGIIFGNLVSVIGGFFLASKGSLDLPLFLATITGVSLVIASGCAFNNYIDQDIDRIMERTKNRVLVQGLISPKVTLIYASVLGLVGIALLDIVANRLAALLAVMGFVVYVGLYSLWLKRKSVYGTLIGSLSGAAPPVIGYCAVSNQFDMAALILLLIFSLWQMPHSYAIAIFRFKDYQAASIPVLPVKYGISVTKNHIFRYILAFAVATLMLTLSGYAGYSYFVVAALISAGWLAMAQAGFKTTDDRVWAKKLFIFSIVAITMLSVMMSIDFTTTDPAQFLTYLE from the coding sequence ATGATCAAGCAGTACCTGCTCGTTACTAAACCGGGAATTATTTTTGGTAACTTAGTTTCCGTGATTGGTGGATTTTTCCTGGCTTCGAAAGGAAGCCTGGATCTGCCCCTGTTTCTGGCTACGATCACCGGTGTTTCGCTGGTGATCGCATCAGGTTGTGCTTTTAACAATTACATCGATCAAGATATTGATCGCATCATGGAACGTACCAAAAACCGGGTATTGGTGCAGGGTTTAATATCGCCGAAAGTGACACTGATTTATGCCTCTGTGTTAGGTCTGGTCGGTATTGCCTTACTTGATATTGTGGCCAATCGATTGGCGGCTTTACTCGCGGTTATGGGCTTTGTGGTGTATGTCGGGTTGTACAGTCTCTGGCTAAAACGCAAATCGGTATATGGCACGCTGATTGGTAGTTTGTCGGGGGCGGCACCGCCGGTGATTGGTTACTGCGCCGTCAGTAATCAATTCGATATGGCTGCTTTGATCTTGTTACTGATTTTCAGTTTATGGCAAATGCCACACTCTTATGCGATTGCTATCTTCCGTTTCAAAGATTATCAGGCAGCATCGATACCGGTTTTGCCGGTGAAATACGGCATTTCTGTTACCAAAAATCACATCTTCCGTTATATTCTGGCGTTTGCAGTAGCGACATTAATGCTGACGTTAAGCGGTTATGCTGGTTACAGCTATTTCGTTGTCGCTGCCTTGATCAGTGCGGGTTGGCTTGCCATGGCGCAGGCTGGTTTTAAAACAACGGATGATAGAGTGTGGGCGAAAAAGCTGTTTATTTTTTCGATCGTGGCGATCACTATGTTGAGTGTCATGATGTCGATCGACTTCACTACGACAGATCCTGCACAATTTCTGACTTATCTGGAATAA
- a CDS encoding cytochrome o ubiquinol oxidase subunit III: protein MSVETLNHQSAHTDEHEHHHDAGANAVFGFWIYLMSDCILFASIFATYAVLSTSIAGGPSGKDIFELPYVLVETFCLLISSFTYGMAMLAMNKGNQSSVMKWLGVTFLFGLAFIGMEINEFAHLIHEGYGPDRSAFLSAFFTLVGTHGLHVTSGLIWMAVLMVQIVKNGLTAKNGTRLMCLSLFWHFLDIVWICVFTVVYLMGVMP from the coding sequence ATGTCGGTTGAAACATTGAATCATCAATCTGCACACACAGACGAGCATGAGCATCATCATGATGCGGGTGCCAACGCGGTGTTTGGTTTCTGGATTTATTTGATGAGTGACTGCATTTTGTTCGCAAGTATTTTTGCGACGTATGCAGTCTTGTCGACCAGCATTGCTGGTGGTCCAAGTGGAAAAGACATTTTTGAACTGCCTTATGTATTAGTAGAAACTTTCTGCCTGCTGATCAGTAGCTTTACCTACGGTATGGCGATGTTGGCGATGAATAAGGGAAATCAAAGCTCAGTCATGAAGTGGCTGGGTGTTACTTTCCTGTTTGGTCTGGCATTCATCGGCATGGAAATAAATGAATTTGCACATCTGATCCATGAAGGTTATGGCCCAGACCGTAGCGCTTTCTTATCCGCGTTCTTTACGCTGGTGGGCACACACGGTTTGCACGTGACTTCCGGTTTGATCTGGATGGCAGTGCTGATGGTGCAGATTGTGAAAAATGGTCTGACGGCAAAAAATGGCACTCGTCTGATGTGTCTGAGTCTGTTCTGGCATTTCCTTGATATTGTCTGGATCTGTGTGTTTACCGTTGTTTACCTGATGGGAGTTATGCCATGA
- a CDS encoding cytochrome o ubiquinol oxidase subunit IV, producing the protein MSHSSTHHGGASHGSVKSYIVGFILSVILTVIPFWMVMHPGESHTTILYAIVGLALAQILVQLVYFLHMNSSSEGGWNLIAFVFTVLIIAILVVGSLWIMFHLNTNMMVQ; encoded by the coding sequence ATGAGTCATTCATCAACACATCACGGTGGTGCGAGTCACGGCAGCGTAAAATCGTACATCGTTGGTTTTATACTATCGGTGATTCTGACAGTGATCCCATTCTGGATGGTGATGCATCCGGGGGAATCACATACCACCATCTTGTATGCGATTGTCGGTTTAGCGCTGGCGCAGATCTTGGTGCAGCTGGTGTATTTCTTACACATGAATTCATCGTCAGAAGGTGGATGGAACCTGATCGCGTTTGTGTTTACGGTGCTGATCATCGCTATTTTGGTGGTAGGCTCGTTGTGGATCATGTTCCACCTCAATACCAATATGATGGTTCAATAA